Proteins co-encoded in one Candidatus Korarchaeum sp. genomic window:
- the glmS gene encoding glutamine--fructose-6-phosphate transaminase (isomerizing): MCGIVGIIRSKQGVLSDLLKSLKSLEYRGYDSAGIAISLGEEIFIVKGVGTIDQVIRGVEIPDGSIGIGHTRWATHGGVSFENAHPHTSCDGKIAVVHNGTLDGFEQLRDYLRARGHVFRSETDTEVIAHLVEEGMREGLDPLLSLHRAVSMLEGSYAIAMILVGYNSIYLARRKSPLVIGLGKGENYCASDVSALLHLTKEFIFLEDGELAEITPEGVRIWGGDGELVAVERGVEVIDWSPQQMEKGKYEYFMLKEINEQPHILRKIADTIEYYKKFSERLGSMLKRGSLSIVAAGTSMHAGLIGKFYLSTLAGFGSDVIIASEFPEWSNHISEGDVILAISQSGETADVLEAVRIAKSKGAKVFSIVNVPGSTLTRLSDEYVFIQAGPEIGVAATKTFTAQVASLYVISSIISDPSSLGDLRRKLLSISDSILRNMGRIDEESKEVAVLLRSKEHVFFLGRGVNYPTALEGALKLKEISYIHAEGYAAGEYKHGPLALIERGVPVIALIPKERSLLNKIIYNLMEVKARGSFTITIQPQGLSLPSDRQLALDVEDELTSPLIYAIPLQLIAYYTALELGRNPDKPRNLAKSVTVE; encoded by the coding sequence ATGTGCGGGATAGTGGGGATCATCAGGAGCAAACAGGGGGTGCTCTCAGATCTACTCAAATCCCTTAAGAGCCTCGAATACAGAGGCTATGACTCCGCTGGGATCGCGATCTCGCTCGGAGAGGAGATATTCATCGTGAAGGGAGTCGGGACGATAGATCAAGTCATAAGAGGCGTTGAGATACCCGATGGGAGTATAGGGATAGGGCACACTAGATGGGCGACTCACGGTGGTGTGAGTTTTGAGAACGCTCATCCTCATACATCTTGCGATGGGAAGATAGCGGTAGTTCACAACGGTACCTTGGATGGGTTCGAGCAGTTGAGGGATTATCTGAGAGCGAGGGGTCACGTATTCAGATCCGAGACAGATACTGAAGTGATAGCTCACTTAGTCGAGGAGGGGATGAGGGAGGGATTGGATCCCCTACTATCGCTCCACAGAGCTGTGAGTATGCTGGAGGGAAGTTACGCTATAGCGATGATCCTAGTCGGGTATAACTCGATATATCTAGCTAGGAGGAAGAGCCCTCTCGTGATAGGGCTGGGAAAGGGGGAGAATTACTGCGCATCCGATGTATCGGCTTTATTGCATCTCACTAAGGAGTTCATATTCCTTGAGGATGGGGAGCTCGCTGAGATAACTCCTGAGGGTGTGAGGATCTGGGGAGGGGATGGGGAGCTCGTAGCTGTAGAGAGGGGGGTCGAGGTAATCGACTGGTCCCCTCAACAGATGGAAAAGGGGAAGTATGAGTACTTCATGCTGAAGGAGATAAATGAGCAACCTCATATACTCAGGAAAATAGCTGATACTATAGAGTACTATAAGAAGTTCTCCGAGAGACTCGGATCGATGCTAAAGAGGGGATCTCTATCGATAGTAGCTGCAGGGACATCTATGCATGCTGGCCTCATAGGTAAATTCTACCTCTCAACACTAGCCGGGTTCGGATCTGATGTGATTATAGCATCCGAATTCCCGGAGTGGTCGAACCATATCTCGGAGGGGGACGTGATACTAGCCATAAGCCAATCGGGGGAGACTGCTGACGTATTAGAAGCAGTTAGGATAGCTAAGAGTAAGGGAGCTAAGGTGTTCTCAATAGTTAACGTCCCGGGAAGCACTCTCACGAGGCTCTCGGATGAGTACGTTTTCATACAAGCGGGCCCTGAGATTGGAGTAGCTGCTACGAAGACATTCACAGCGCAAGTCGCCTCCCTCTATGTGATATCCTCCATCATCTCAGATCCCAGTTCCTTGGGGGATCTCAGGAGGAAGCTCCTCAGTATCTCTGACTCGATCTTGAGGAACATGGGGAGGATCGATGAGGAATCTAAGGAAGTAGCTGTTTTATTGAGGTCGAAGGAGCATGTCTTCTTCCTGGGCAGGGGTGTGAACTATCCCACGGCTTTAGAAGGGGCCCTCAAACTCAAGGAGATAAGTTACATACATGCGGAGGGTTATGCGGCAGGCGAGTATAAGCACGGGCCCCTCGCATTAATAGAGAGGGGAGTTCCCGTAATAGCTTTGATACCGAAGGAGAGGTCCCTGCTAAATAAGATAATATATAACTTGATGGAAGTTAAGGCCAGAGGTTCGTTCACAATAACTATACAGCCACAAGGTCTGAGCTTACCCTCCGATAGGCAACTCGCATTAGATGTAGAAGACGAGCTCACATCACCTCTGATTTACGCAATTCCTCTCCAGTTAATAGCTTACTACACAGCTCTAGAGCTAGGAAGGAATCCTGATAAGCCTAGGAACTTAGCTAAGAGCGTTACAGTAGAGTGA
- a CDS encoding U6 snRNA-associated Sm-like protein LSm6, with the protein MDSSSKELPLSHLKKSHGAEVTVRLKNGSQIVGKLIVYDEMMNLVLDSAREVDPASGEVKRSVGTLFIRGNNVLFVTLE; encoded by the coding sequence ATGGATAGCTCCAGTAAGGAACTCCCCCTATCTCATCTCAAGAAGTCCCATGGTGCAGAAGTGACTGTGAGATTGAAGAACGGAAGCCAGATAGTTGGGAAGCTCATTGTTTATGATGAGATGATGAACTTAGTGCTAGATTCTGCGAGAGAAGTTGATCCGGCATCTGGAGAAGTTAAGAGGAGTGTGGGAACTCTCTTCATAAGGGGAAATAATGTGTTATTCGTGACGTTGGAGTGA
- a CDS encoding 30S ribosomal protein S7, with product MSSESGSNPGPQIKLFGKWSYDDLKIENIALKNVISLKPVYLPHTGGRHEHKKFGKLELPIVERLVNRLMGQAINAGSKKDHVNSKNQGKKLKALRTVKYAFEIIELRTGRNPIQVFLDAIENSIIREEVTRIMYGGVSYFHAVDTSPSRMVDLAIRHIAQGAAMKAFRSPRSLAEALAEEIIAAAEYDRNRSFAIRRKEEIERIALSSR from the coding sequence ATGAGTAGTGAGAGTGGATCCAATCCGGGGCCTCAGATAAAATTATTTGGGAAATGGAGTTATGATGATTTGAAGATAGAGAACATAGCATTGAAGAATGTCATATCGCTCAAGCCAGTTTACTTACCGCATACGGGAGGTAGGCATGAGCATAAGAAGTTCGGGAAGCTGGAGCTACCCATAGTAGAGAGGTTAGTGAACAGATTGATGGGGCAGGCGATCAACGCTGGGAGTAAGAAAGACCACGTCAATAGCAAGAACCAAGGGAAGAAATTGAAAGCCCTGAGGACTGTAAAGTACGCATTTGAGATAATAGAATTGAGGACTGGAAGAAATCCTATTCAAGTGTTCCTCGATGCTATAGAGAACTCTATAATAAGGGAGGAGGTCACGAGGATTATGTACGGAGGCGTGAGTTACTTCCACGCTGTTGATACATCCCCCAGTAGGATGGTTGATCTGGCTATAAGGCATATAGCACAAGGAGCTGCTATGAAGGCCTTCAGAAGTCCCAGAAGCCTAGCGGAGGCTCTCGCTGAGGAGATAATTGCAGCTGCAGAGTATGATAGGAACAGGAGTTTCGCTATAAGGAGGAAGGAGGAGATAGAGAGGATAGCCCTCAGCAGTAGGTGA
- a CDS encoding 30S ribosomal protein S12, translated as MGKKSPMGLYAARILREKYKEKRLHSWRVKRRLYRLKEKFDPLEGAPMARGIVLEKVGLEARQPHSGLRKAVKVQLAKNGVIITAFAPGDGALNVINEHDEVIVEGIGGSKGRSMGDIPGVRFKVIKVNGVSLEAILRGKKEKPSR; from the coding sequence ATGGGTAAGAAATCACCTATGGGCCTTTACGCTGCTAGGATACTCAGGGAGAAGTATAAGGAGAAGAGGCTGCACAGCTGGAGGGTGAAGAGGAGGCTCTATAGACTCAAGGAGAAGTTCGATCCTCTCGAGGGGGCCCCTATGGCTAGAGGCATAGTGCTCGAGAAAGTAGGTCTCGAGGCCAGGCAGCCGCACTCAGGACTCAGAAAAGCTGTTAAAGTCCAGTTAGCGAAGAACGGTGTTATAATAACAGCATTTGCTCCGGGAGATGGAGCCCTCAACGTGATAAATGAGCACGATGAAGTGATCGTGGAAGGGATAGGTGGATCTAAAGGTAGGTCTATGGGAGATATACCGGGGGTCAGGTTCAAAGTGATAAAGGTGAACGGGGTCTCTCTAGAAGCTATACTCAGGGGGAAGAAGGAGAAGCCTAGTAGGTGA
- a CDS encoding NusA-like transcription termination signal-binding factor produces the protein MITRRKVTIAPEQLRYIKLFQDMLGVSPRDVVEDRDENRLIFVVEKGDLGRAVGKGGRKLKAMKKFLKGDLDYDIEVVEFDDSPEGFIANLLSPARVQKVKIVHQDDGITAIAYVPDEDKSLAIGRNGRRIKRTRLLAKRWYDIDNVKIATWVPHDSR, from the coding sequence ATGATAACTAGGAGGAAGGTCACTATAGCTCCAGAGCAATTGAGGTATATAAAGCTCTTCCAGGATATGCTGGGAGTCAGCCCTAGGGACGTAGTCGAGGACAGAGATGAGAACAGGCTGATATTCGTCGTCGAGAAAGGGGATCTCGGAAGAGCCGTCGGGAAGGGGGGCAGGAAGTTGAAAGCTATGAAGAAGTTCCTAAAGGGGGATTTAGATTATGACATAGAGGTCGTCGAGTTCGACGATAGTCCCGAGGGATTCATAGCTAATCTTTTGAGCCCAGCTAGAGTTCAGAAAGTGAAAATAGTTCATCAAGATGACGGTATCACGGCAATAGCTTACGTCCCAGATGAAGATAAGAGCCTAGCTATCGGGAGGAACGGGAGGAGGATAAAGAGGACTAGGTTACTAGCTAAGAGGTGGTACGATATAGACAACGTTAAAATAGCTACGTGGGTACCTCATGATTCGAGGTGA
- a CDS encoding 50S ribosomal protein L30e, with amino-acid sequence MSSEVESELYLALKSGKVILGAKKVIKQLKSGSNPKLVVLASNIPEELGMELEYLSKLAGVPIYKYPGKSLDLGRAFKKPFFVSAAAIMEEGESRIVEVLRELEESR; translated from the coding sequence ATGAGTAGCGAAGTAGAATCCGAGCTCTACCTCGCCCTTAAATCAGGAAAAGTGATATTAGGGGCGAAGAAAGTGATAAAACAGCTTAAGTCTGGAAGCAACCCGAAGCTAGTTGTCCTAGCGAGTAACATACCTGAGGAACTAGGGATGGAGCTGGAGTACCTCTCTAAATTAGCTGGAGTTCCTATCTACAAATATCCGGGGAAGTCATTGGACCTGGGGAGGGCCTTCAAGAAGCCCTTCTTCGTATCAGCTGCTGCTATCATGGAAGAGGGGGAGTCAAGGATAGTTGAGGTCTTGAGGGAGCTGGAGGAGTCGAGATGA
- a CDS encoding DNA-directed RNA polymerase subunit A', with protein MALIWEPVPEEEILPCKLDKVIFGLISPADARKIGFIEITEPTAYDEGGLPVQGGVLDPRLGTINPRQRCPVCGNLPKNCPGHFGRIELAMPVIHIGYVKRIKDVLNTVCHKCGKVLLPQERRSHFIERAHEYARDNPEKVIDDELVREVREQVKLYVKKHKKCPHCGAPIHRVELEEVYKFIIKEPEPRRLWPNEIRDILEKISDDDSLLVGFDPKKARPEWTVLTVLLVPPLTARPSIYLETGERSEDDLTHILVEILKANRKLNNSKKVGAPVSMVESEWDHLQYWVSVFFNNATAGMPVAMQKGTRRPLKSLFQRLSGKEGRLRKNLIGKRVNFSARTVISPDPMIDIDEVGVPIEIAMVLTVPEYVNENNIEKLKELVMRGPDEYPGANAIRKGGVTPISLKILQRKGKDALREAAEQLEPGDIVERHLMDGDYVIFNRQPSLHKLSMLGHRVKVLPGATFRLHPAVCVPYNADFDGDEMNLHVPQILDGSVEVRELMGVKYNMLSPRTGGSIIGARQDFITALYMITKKDSLFDKNEATRILSRAGITQLPEPAIKRPKRLWTGKQLISTLLPKDLNFESIAKSAVKASECNDPFCLGDGYVLIRNGELLSGVLDDNIVGTLVKGRLTLIDVLIRDYGEDVAMDFLNKLLKIASKEVLLYGITNSPKELMVPEEAKKEIEEIYSNMKEEVMRLIRSRPITRKITIYRTKEELLRILREEQMLEFDIVQSIDSFWSKVSSVISKYVDPKSNVSIMAKTGARGSMANLAQIMGQVGQQKVKTRIGFVLTSGRPRKGYKDRVLSYFQRGDLSPEARGFVKNSYVSGLTPAEFIFHAMSSRESLIDKGRRTEDSGYFYRRVANSLKDVYVSYDETVRDSMGHIIQFKFGGDGYDPTKLFRNEPVNLERIIRKYVKEERKRGVSKDRIEELLKEENLPLSLADTIYKARPKESELKEIIAELKEGFERAKVEVLTPIGLISAQSIAEPTTQMVLRTFHAPGLLAMDVTHGVERFKELVFYASTSTPTMKIYLKPKCQEDLSNLRKLLRNLRELRVRDLIEEYAIDNFNYRLTIKPDKRALENNMIPMDRFLNIIRTTVKGMKGEVEVEGDKIIVDLYEAAGRDKPLQTLRSWAYRILDKPVSGVRGIKRAWVETVETNGKKEYVIRTSGSNLAAVLSMSCVDIARTITNDCKEIERVLGIEAARNCIFNELASILEEQGLEVDRRYISLVADIMTYSGTIEAIRLQAAGVPSGFFSEMKTPLSKMAFEWTTHVILNTARKGEVNRILGPLDALIMGQTPPIGTGKVAVLWDLSGKMGEMLRNE; from the coding sequence TTGGCTTTGATATGGGAGCCAGTGCCTGAGGAGGAGATCCTGCCTTGTAAACTCGATAAAGTCATCTTCGGGTTAATATCGCCAGCTGACGCTAGGAAGATAGGGTTCATAGAGATAACTGAACCTACTGCTTACGATGAGGGAGGCCTCCCAGTCCAAGGAGGCGTCCTCGATCCTAGGCTCGGGACTATAAATCCGAGGCAGAGGTGTCCTGTATGTGGGAACCTCCCTAAGAACTGCCCTGGGCACTTCGGAAGGATAGAGTTAGCGATGCCCGTGATACACATAGGTTACGTGAAGAGGATAAAGGACGTCCTCAATACTGTCTGTCACAAGTGCGGGAAGGTCCTGCTGCCCCAAGAGAGGAGATCTCATTTCATTGAGAGAGCTCATGAGTACGCTAGGGACAACCCAGAGAAAGTGATCGATGATGAACTCGTGAGGGAAGTGAGGGAGCAAGTCAAGCTTTACGTTAAGAAGCATAAGAAGTGCCCTCATTGCGGAGCTCCCATCCATAGAGTCGAGTTAGAGGAAGTCTACAAATTCATTATCAAGGAACCAGAGCCTAGGAGACTGTGGCCCAATGAGATAAGGGACATATTGGAGAAAATCAGTGATGATGATTCCCTTCTAGTGGGATTTGACCCTAAGAAAGCTAGACCTGAGTGGACAGTTCTCACAGTCCTATTGGTCCCCCCTCTGACAGCTAGGCCCTCGATATACCTCGAGACCGGTGAGAGGTCTGAGGACGATCTGACTCACATATTAGTTGAGATCCTGAAGGCCAACAGGAAGCTGAATAATTCTAAGAAAGTAGGTGCTCCCGTGAGTATGGTTGAGAGTGAATGGGACCATCTACAATACTGGGTGAGCGTCTTCTTCAATAACGCTACAGCGGGCATGCCTGTAGCTATGCAGAAGGGGACTAGGAGGCCGCTCAAATCACTATTCCAGAGGCTCAGCGGGAAGGAGGGAAGGCTCAGGAAGAATTTGATAGGTAAAAGGGTCAATTTCTCAGCTAGAACTGTGATATCCCCTGATCCCATGATAGATATCGATGAAGTCGGTGTCCCCATTGAGATAGCGATGGTCCTCACTGTCCCAGAGTACGTTAATGAGAACAACATAGAGAAGCTGAAGGAATTGGTCATGAGGGGGCCTGATGAGTACCCGGGCGCTAATGCCATAAGGAAGGGAGGGGTCACGCCCATAAGCTTGAAGATACTTCAGAGGAAGGGGAAGGACGCTCTGAGGGAAGCGGCTGAGCAATTGGAACCGGGAGATATAGTTGAGAGGCACCTCATGGATGGTGATTACGTCATATTCAACAGGCAGCCCTCCCTCCACAAGCTCTCAATGTTAGGTCATAGGGTTAAAGTACTGCCAGGAGCTACTTTCAGGCTCCATCCAGCTGTCTGCGTCCCCTATAATGCTGACTTCGATGGAGATGAGATGAACTTACACGTGCCCCAGATACTGGACGGTAGCGTTGAAGTGAGGGAGCTCATGGGAGTGAAGTACAACATGCTCTCCCCCAGGACCGGGGGCTCCATAATAGGAGCTAGGCAGGACTTCATAACTGCTCTCTACATGATAACGAAGAAGGACTCCCTATTCGATAAGAATGAGGCCACTAGGATCCTCTCAAGAGCGGGTATAACTCAATTACCTGAGCCCGCTATAAAGAGGCCTAAGAGACTCTGGACAGGGAAGCAGCTCATCTCGACATTGCTCCCCAAGGACTTGAACTTCGAGAGTATAGCAAAGTCAGCGGTCAAGGCTTCGGAATGCAATGATCCCTTCTGCTTAGGAGATGGATACGTGCTTATAAGGAATGGGGAGCTCCTCTCAGGAGTCCTGGATGATAATATAGTTGGTACTCTCGTTAAGGGGAGATTGACTCTGATAGATGTCCTGATAAGGGATTACGGCGAGGACGTTGCGATGGATTTCCTAAATAAGCTCTTGAAGATAGCATCGAAAGAAGTGCTCCTTTACGGTATAACTAACTCACCGAAGGAGCTCATGGTACCCGAGGAAGCTAAGAAGGAGATAGAGGAAATATACTCCAATATGAAGGAAGAAGTTATGAGATTGATAAGGAGCAGACCGATAACGAGGAAGATCACGATCTACAGGACGAAGGAGGAGCTCTTAAGGATATTGAGAGAGGAGCAGATGCTTGAGTTCGATATAGTCCAGTCCATAGATAGCTTCTGGAGTAAAGTTAGCAGTGTGATATCGAAGTACGTGGACCCGAAGTCGAATGTGAGCATAATGGCTAAGACTGGAGCGAGAGGTTCTATGGCGAACTTAGCTCAGATAATGGGTCAAGTCGGCCAGCAGAAAGTCAAGACTAGGATAGGGTTCGTGCTAACGAGCGGGAGGCCGAGGAAGGGATATAAGGACAGGGTCCTCTCTTACTTCCAGAGAGGGGATCTGAGCCCTGAAGCTAGAGGTTTCGTTAAGAACAGTTACGTGAGCGGTTTGACCCCAGCTGAGTTCATCTTCCACGCTATGTCGAGCAGGGAGTCCCTGATAGATAAGGGCAGGAGGACTGAGGATAGTGGATACTTCTACAGGAGGGTGGCTAACTCCCTGAAGGACGTATACGTCTCCTACGATGAGACAGTCAGGGATTCGATGGGACATATAATCCAGTTCAAGTTCGGGGGCGATGGTTACGACCCCACGAAGCTCTTCAGGAACGAGCCAGTCAATTTGGAGAGGATAATAAGGAAGTATGTGAAGGAGGAGAGGAAGAGAGGGGTCTCGAAGGATAGAATTGAGGAATTACTGAAGGAAGAGAACCTCCCTCTCTCCCTAGCTGATACTATATATAAAGCGAGGCCTAAGGAGAGTGAGTTGAAGGAGATAATAGCTGAGCTGAAGGAGGGATTCGAGAGGGCTAAGGTAGAGGTCCTCACGCCTATAGGTCTGATAAGCGCTCAAAGTATCGCTGAACCCACTACACAGATGGTCCTCAGGACTTTCCATGCGCCGGGCCTCTTAGCTATGGATGTGACCCACGGTGTAGAGAGGTTCAAGGAGCTGGTCTTCTACGCATCGACTAGCACGCCGACGATGAAGATATATCTCAAACCAAAGTGTCAAGAGGACCTATCGAACCTCAGGAAGTTGCTCAGGAACTTGAGGGAGCTAAGAGTGAGGGATCTCATAGAGGAATACGCTATTGATAACTTCAATTATAGGTTAACGATAAAACCAGATAAGAGGGCTTTAGAGAACAACATGATACCTATGGATAGGTTCTTGAATATAATAAGAACTACAGTGAAGGGGATGAAGGGGGAAGTCGAAGTGGAGGGCGATAAGATAATAGTGGACCTTTACGAAGCGGCGGGGAGGGATAAGCCCCTCCAAACCCTCAGATCTTGGGCTTATAGGATACTGGATAAGCCCGTATCTGGCGTCAGGGGAATAAAGAGAGCATGGGTAGAGACAGTTGAGACAAATGGAAAGAAGGAGTACGTTATAAGGACCTCTGGATCTAATTTAGCAGCTGTATTGAGTATGAGTTGCGTAGATATAGCGAGGACTATCACGAATGATTGTAAGGAGATAGAGAGGGTGCTCGGTATAGAGGCCGCGAGGAACTGTATATTCAATGAGCTCGCTAGTATCCTTGAGGAGCAGGGACTAGAGGTAGATAGGAGGTACATCTCACTCGTAGCCGATATAATGACGTACTCAGGGACGATAGAAGCTATAAGGCTTCAGGCCGCTGGTGTGCCCTCTGGCTTCTTCAGTGAGATGAAGACCCCCTTGAGCAAGATGGCCTTCGAGTGGACTACTCATGTGATACTAAATACGGCTAGGAAGGGGGAGGTGAATAGGATACTGGGCCCACTCGATGCCTTAATAATGGGACAGACCCCACCTATAGGGACGGGCAAAGTAGCAGTACTATGGGACTTGAGTGGGAAAATGGGGGAGATGTTGAGGAATGAGTAG